A single Thermoanaerobacterium sp. RBIITD DNA region contains:
- the infB gene encoding translation initiation factor IF-2, translating to MEVNEMSKTRVYELAKELKLTSKELISKLNELDINVKNHMSTLEDDEVSLIIDLLSEKPESDNDNDDLDGYDEIKEKPSKKSTKKSKKSKNKGEKNIVAEKADDTVKIISIPSFITVKDLSEKMKINPSDIIKKLISRGIMVTINQQIDYDSAAQIAEEYGFLLDKKEEDVDNLEIVDKEDDEKDLRLRPPVVTVMGHVDHGKTSLLDAIRKTKVTQHEAGGITQHIGASVVEINGKKIVFLDTPGHEAFTAMRARGASVTDIAVLVVAADDGVMPQTIEAINHAKAANVPIIVAINKIDKPNANPDRVKQELAEQGLVPEDWGGNTICVNVSAQKKIGLDDLLEMILLEAEMLELKANPNRSARGTIIEAQLDKSRGPVATVLVQKGTLKTGDIIIAGTAYGKVRAMFDDKGRKIKKAAPSIPVEVLGLSDVPEAGDILVVLDDEKKARSISEKRKEKQREEEIKQKQKISLDELFNQIKEGNVKELNLILKADVQGSVEALKKSIEQLSNEEVRIKVIHGAVGAITETDVMFASASNAIIIGFNVRPDGNAKSLAEKEKVDIRLYRIIYDAIDDLKAAMKGMLEPEFKEKELGKAEVRAIFRVPGVGNVAGCYVTEGKITRNADIRVVRDGIVIFEGKISSLKRFKDDVKEVQEGFECGIGIERFNDIKEGDVFEAYQMEEIPR from the coding sequence GTGGAGGTGAATGAAATGTCAAAAACAAGAGTTTATGAGTTGGCAAAGGAATTGAAATTAACAAGCAAAGAACTTATATCCAAATTAAATGAACTTGACATAAATGTAAAAAACCATATGAGTACACTTGAAGATGATGAAGTCAGTCTTATAATAGATTTATTGTCTGAAAAACCAGAATCAGATAATGATAATGATGATTTGGATGGATACGATGAAATTAAAGAAAAGCCCTCAAAAAAATCTACAAAAAAATCTAAAAAAAGTAAAAATAAAGGGGAAAAAAATATTGTAGCAGAGAAGGCCGATGACACTGTAAAAATAATTTCTATACCGTCATTTATCACGGTAAAAGACCTTTCTGAGAAAATGAAGATAAATCCATCAGATATTATTAAAAAATTAATATCGAGAGGAATAATGGTTACAATAAACCAACAAATTGATTATGATAGCGCAGCACAGATAGCAGAAGAGTATGGATTTTTATTAGATAAAAAAGAAGAAGACGTAGATAATCTTGAAATAGTTGATAAAGAAGATGACGAAAAAGATTTGCGTTTAAGGCCACCTGTTGTAACTGTTATGGGCCATGTTGATCATGGTAAAACATCTCTTCTCGACGCTATAAGAAAAACAAAGGTAACACAACATGAAGCAGGCGGTATAACACAACATATAGGCGCATCTGTTGTTGAAATAAATGGCAAAAAGATAGTATTTCTTGATACGCCTGGGCATGAGGCATTTACTGCAATGAGGGCAAGAGGAGCCAGCGTTACAGATATAGCAGTTTTAGTTGTTGCTGCAGATGATGGTGTAATGCCGCAAACGATTGAAGCTATAAATCATGCTAAAGCAGCAAATGTACCTATAATTGTGGCTATAAATAAAATTGATAAGCCTAATGCGAATCCTGATAGAGTGAAACAGGAATTAGCAGAACAGGGTTTAGTACCAGAAGATTGGGGCGGTAACACAATTTGCGTTAATGTTTCGGCACAAAAGAAAATAGGTCTCGATGACCTTCTTGAAATGATACTTCTAGAAGCTGAAATGTTGGAACTTAAAGCAAATCCAAATAGATCTGCAAGGGGTACAATCATCGAAGCTCAGCTTGATAAAAGTAGGGGACCTGTTGCAACTGTATTAGTACAAAAAGGTACTTTAAAGACTGGAGATATTATTATAGCTGGAACAGCTTACGGAAAAGTAAGGGCGATGTTTGACGACAAAGGAAGAAAAATTAAAAAGGCGGCACCATCAATTCCAGTCGAAGTACTTGGACTTTCTGATGTACCAGAGGCCGGTGATATACTTGTAGTGCTTGACGATGAAAAAAAAGCTCGTTCTATATCCGAAAAGCGAAAAGAAAAGCAGAGGGAAGAAGAAATAAAGCAAAAACAAAAAATCTCTCTTGACGAATTATTTAATCAGATAAAGGAAGGTAATGTAAAAGAGCTTAACCTGATATTAAAAGCAGATGTTCAAGGTTCTGTTGAAGCATTAAAAAAATCAATAGAACAATTAAGCAATGAAGAAGTCAGAATTAAAGTCATACATGGTGCTGTTGGAGCAATTACTGAAACTGATGTAATGTTTGCATCTGCTTCAAATGCAATAATTATAGGGTTTAACGTAAGACCTGATGGAAATGCAAAATCATTGGCTGAAAAGGAAAAAGTTGATATAAGATTATACAGAATAATATATGATGCAATAGATGATTTAAAAGCTGCTATGAAAGGCATGCTAGAACCAGAATTTAAAGAGAAAGAGCTCGGAAAGGCTGAAGTCAGAGCAATCTTTAGAGTACCAGGTGTTGGAAATGTAGCAGGGTGTTATGTTACTGAGGGGAAAATAACTAGAAATGCTGATATTAGAGTTGTTAGAGATGGTATTGTAATCTTCGAAGGCAAAATTTCATCACTTAAAAGATTCAAGGACGATGTCAAGGAAGTACAAGAAGGTTTTGAGTGCGGAATTGGAATAGAAAGATTTAATGATATCAAAGAGGGCGATGTATTTGAAGCATATCAAATGGAGGAAATACCACGTTGA
- a CDS encoding ribosomal L7Ae/L30e/S12e/Gadd45 family protein yields MNNKLYSMLGICRKSGNLFIGSFRVEKSINDSKSYLVIISCDASNNTKEKFINLCKTKNVPYLLIGNKELIGKSIGKNDVAVVSIADVHLSNKIINLAKEVLTGGGE; encoded by the coding sequence ATGAACAATAAGTTATACTCAATGCTCGGGATATGTAGAAAATCTGGTAATTTATTTATTGGAAGTTTTAGAGTTGAAAAAAGTATTAATGATTCTAAATCGTATTTAGTTATTATATCTTGTGATGCGTCAAACAATACAAAGGAAAAATTTATAAATTTATGTAAAACCAAAAATGTACCTTACTTACTTATAGGCAATAAAGAGCTAATAGGAAAAAGTATTGGAAAAAATGATGTAGCTGTGGTAAGTATAGCAGATGTTCATCTATCAAATAAAATAATAAATCTAGCAAAGGAGGTACTAACTGGTGGAGGTGAATGA
- a CDS encoding YlxR family protein, whose amino-acid sequence MKAKKVPMRMCLGCQEMKPKKELLRIVKKAHSDDVQVDLTGKISGRGCYVCRNIDCLEKALKSKRIEKALECPLPENLVDIIRKEVVNEQ is encoded by the coding sequence ATGAAAGCTAAAAAAGTGCCAATGAGAATGTGTCTTGGTTGCCAAGAAATGAAGCCCAAAAAAGAGTTATTAAGAATTGTAAAAAAAGCTCATAGCGATGATGTACAAGTTGACCTAACAGGAAAAATTTCTGGTAGAGGCTGTTATGTATGTAGAAATATAGATTGTCTTGAAAAGGCATTAAAATCAAAACGAATTGAAAAGGCACTGGAATGTCCTTTGCCAGAGAATCTTGTTGATATAATAAGAAAAGAGGTTGTTAATGAACAATAA